A region from the Salvelinus sp. IW2-2015 linkage group LG21, ASM291031v2, whole genome shotgun sequence genome encodes:
- the LOC139022729 gene encoding RNA-binding protein 34-like produces MKNTLSGESEEGPSVDKQSMDYVVGSVSGSLFPMESASSSGSLSALFQAAPAVDTLFFVPAPKAISPKPELRSVELKEGTVTKVSNNQKQTKKAAKDKSAADLSLENRESALQNAYKAEQVPKMPKKTKRKAVEMGEGSAKEEERQTKKQRTGSQIAEARVKQKRTVFVGNLPASCTKKTLQLVFKDQGASESIRFRSVSVIPTCFKQTTIAPVPKNIKVICLNDYGPVALTSVAMNCFERLVMAHINTIIPETLDPLQFAYHTNRFTDDAITIALHTALSHLDKRNIM; encoded by the exons ATGAAAAATACACTTTCTGGAGAGAG TGAGGAGGGGCCATCTGTGGACAAACAGTCCATGGACTATGTAGTGGGATCAGTGTCAGGCAGCTTGTTTCCAATGGAGTCCGCATCCAGCTCCGGGTCGTTATCGGCATTGTTCCAAGCTGCACCAGCAGTTGACACTCTGTTCTTTGTTCCTGCTCCCAAGGCCATAAGTCCCAAG CCTGAACTGAGGAGCGTGGAGTTGAAGGAAGGCACGGTCACAAAAGTCTCGAACAACCAGAAACAAACAAAGAAAGCCGCAAAGGACAAATCAGCTGCAGACCTAAGTCTAGAAAACAG AGAAAGTGCATTACAAAATGCTTACAAAGCTGAACAGGTCCCAAAGATGCCCAAGAAGACTAAAAGGAAagctgttgagatgggagaagggAGTgcgaaagaggaggagaggcagacaaaaaaacagaGGACTGGATCCCAAATTGCAGAGGCGAGGGTAAAGCAGAAACGAACAGTGTTTGTCGGCAACCTTCCTGCCAGCTGCACAAAGAAG ACACTACAGCTCGTCTTCAAGGATCAGGGAGCCAGTGAAAGCATTCGATTTCGATCAGTG tctgtaataccaacatgtttcaagcagaccaccatagcccctgtgcccaagaacattaaggtaatctgcctaaatgactacggacccgtagcactcacatccgtagccatgaactgctttgaaaggctggtcatggctcacatcaacaccattatcccagaaaccctagacccactccaatttgcataccacaccaacagattcacagatgatgcaatcactattgcactccacactgccctctcacacctggacaaaaggaacattatgtga